The following are from one region of the Cystobacter ferrugineus genome:
- a CDS encoding cytochrome P450: MQSTPDVMALAHRINPYPLYAELRRDHPVCRVEPGGLMAISRYKDVEYVLKHPELFSSHGLRVAWQPEWVGDNPVAQSLAASDGEEHARLRSLVSRAFTPVAINRLDEKVRASAARLAEGLLARGESDFMEEFATPLPARAISNLLGFDPALERHYKRWTGVIVGVTPVPENEEHVSRTRDTIAEMKRYVQQIIDARRSQPDDDVMGLIVKGGPNGQRPSNQEIIGLAFTLLAAGLETTSFFFAHALRLLAERPDVLERLRADRKLLPKFIEEMLRYNGPIRGLPRIVMADVELSGVRIEHGACILPLIASANRDETRFPHADRFDLAREQTGISFGFGSHYCLGAFLARLEAQAGLDALLDRFSGFSLIPEGVVWNRSLVTSGPLKMPVRVLPV, encoded by the coding sequence ATGCAATCGACTCCGGATGTGATGGCGCTCGCGCACCGCATCAATCCCTATCCGCTGTACGCGGAGTTGAGACGTGACCATCCGGTCTGCCGGGTCGAGCCCGGCGGACTCATGGCCATCAGCCGGTACAAGGACGTGGAGTACGTCCTCAAGCATCCGGAGCTCTTCTCCTCCCACGGCTTGCGGGTCGCGTGGCAGCCGGAGTGGGTGGGTGACAACCCGGTCGCCCAATCCCTCGCCGCGTCCGATGGCGAGGAGCACGCCCGCCTGCGCTCCCTGGTCAGCCGCGCCTTCACCCCCGTGGCCATCAACCGCCTCGACGAGAAGGTCCGCGCGAGCGCCGCCCGGCTGGCGGAGGGCCTGCTCGCCCGGGGCGAGTCGGACTTCATGGAGGAATTCGCCACCCCACTGCCCGCGCGAGCCATCAGCAACTTGTTGGGGTTCGACCCCGCGCTCGAGCGCCACTACAAGCGCTGGACCGGGGTCATCGTCGGCGTCACGCCCGTTCCCGAGAACGAGGAGCACGTGTCCCGCACCCGCGACACCATCGCCGAGATGAAACGCTACGTGCAGCAGATCATCGATGCGCGGCGCTCCCAGCCGGACGACGACGTGATGGGTCTCATCGTGAAGGGCGGCCCCAATGGCCAGCGTCCGAGCAATCAGGAGATCATCGGCCTGGCATTCACCCTGCTCGCCGCGGGACTCGAGACGACGAGCTTCTTCTTCGCGCATGCGCTGCGGTTGCTGGCCGAGCGCCCCGACGTGCTCGAGCGACTGCGCGCCGACCGCAAGCTGCTGCCGAAGTTCATCGAGGAAATGCTGCGCTACAACGGCCCGATACGGGGGCTGCCGCGCATCGTCATGGCCGACGTGGAGCTGTCCGGCGTGCGCATCGAGCACGGGGCCTGCATCCTACCGCTCATCGCCTCGGCCAACCGGGACGAGACCCGTTTTCCCCATGCCGACCGCTTCGACCTCGCTCGGGAGCAGACAGGCATCTCCTTCGGGTTTGGCAGCCACTACTGCCTCGGGGCCTTCCTGGCACGGCTCGAGGCCCAGGCGGGCCTCGACGCACTGCTCGACCGGTTCAGCGGCTTCTCGCTCATCCCCGAGGGCGTGGTGTGGAACCGGAGCCTCGTCACGAGCGGACCGTTGAAGATGCCGGTCCGCGTCCTGCCGGTATGA
- a CDS encoding DUF1697 domain-containing protein: MSRIILLLRGVNVGGHRKVPMEELRQTCRDIGFDDVESYIQSGNLVVTAPGGAEAAAAMLETALQQRFGFAVDVIARTARQWAAYAAGSPFPDAAEKQPNLLHLALSKQKPKPGAVAALRERASAGELIEASGDALWVLYPNGVAGTKLGPAVFDKAAGSPVTARNWRTVLKLHELAGG; this comes from the coding sequence ATGTCCCGGATCATCCTGCTTCTTCGCGGCGTCAACGTTGGTGGTCATCGCAAGGTTCCCATGGAGGAACTCCGCCAGACGTGCCGCGACATCGGCTTCGACGACGTCGAGAGCTACATCCAGAGTGGCAACCTCGTCGTCACCGCTCCCGGGGGCGCGGAGGCCGCCGCGGCGATGCTCGAGACCGCGCTGCAACAGCGCTTCGGTTTCGCGGTCGATGTGATCGCCCGGACCGCCCGGCAGTGGGCGGCCTATGCCGCGGGGAGTCCCTTCCCGGACGCCGCCGAGAAGCAGCCGAACCTCCTGCATCTGGCGCTGTCCAAGCAGAAGCCCAAGCCGGGCGCGGTCGCCGCGCTTCGCGAGCGAGCGAGTGCCGGCGAGCTGATCGAGGCGTCGGGTGACGCGCTCTGGGTGCTCTATCCCAACGGCGTGGCCGGGACGAAGCTCGGCCCGGCGGTGTTCGACAAGGCGGCGGGCTCACCCGTCACCGCGCGCAACTGGAGGACGGTGCTGAAGCTGCACGAGCTGGCGGGAGGCTAG
- a CDS encoding MDR family MFS transporter produces the protein MRTTQRPLTTLALALCLFMAALEMTVVSTAMPTVVSDLGGLHSYAWVFTAYMLTSTITVPIYGKLSDLYGRKPVLLFGVGLFLVGSIASGLATSMGMLIAFRTLQGLGAGAMQPVALTVVGDLYTLEQRARVQGAFSAVWGIAGLVGPLTGGLIVKYLTWHWIFFVNVPIGLGAMLLLAVFFHERIERKAQRLDIAGAVLLSAGVVLLLVGVQGMDHQLPALLGAGVLLAAFVFVELRAAEPLLPMSLFRIPAIAISSVAGALFSSAQFGATTYVPLYVQAVLGGSPTLAGGMITPMIVGWPLASLLAGRLILKMGFRPLIIGGFGMAGAGTALMALLLKPGAPLLIPEVAMGVFGLGLGFASTSLLIAVQTSVGWELRGVATASNMFFRTIGGALGVGLMGGVMVSKLVEDPRIPLSAANQILSPEHGRGLAPEVLRTLGDALGRGLSLNFWLICVSALGAFSAGLFFPRTQRPTPASLPSSDAVAPH, from the coding sequence ATGCGTACCACGCAACGCCCCCTGACTACCCTGGCCCTCGCCCTGTGTCTCTTCATGGCGGCCCTGGAGATGACGGTCGTCTCCACGGCCATGCCCACGGTGGTCAGCGACCTGGGCGGGCTGCACAGCTACGCGTGGGTCTTCACCGCGTACATGCTCACCTCCACCATCACCGTCCCCATCTACGGCAAGCTCTCGGATCTCTACGGCCGCAAGCCCGTGCTCCTCTTCGGCGTGGGCCTGTTCCTCGTGGGCTCCATCGCCAGCGGCCTGGCCACGTCCATGGGCATGCTCATCGCCTTCCGCACGCTCCAGGGGCTCGGGGCCGGCGCCATGCAGCCCGTGGCGCTCACCGTGGTGGGGGACCTCTATACGCTCGAGCAGCGCGCCCGCGTCCAGGGCGCCTTCAGCGCCGTGTGGGGCATCGCCGGCCTGGTGGGTCCCCTCACCGGCGGGCTCATCGTGAAGTACCTCACCTGGCATTGGATCTTCTTCGTCAACGTCCCCATCGGTCTGGGCGCGATGCTGCTGCTCGCCGTCTTCTTCCACGAGCGCATCGAGCGCAAAGCCCAGCGGCTGGACATCGCGGGGGCGGTGCTGCTCTCCGCCGGCGTGGTGTTGCTGCTGGTCGGGGTGCAGGGCATGGACCACCAGCTTCCCGCGCTCCTGGGGGCGGGAGTGTTGCTCGCCGCCTTCGTGTTCGTGGAGCTCCGGGCGGCCGAGCCCCTCCTGCCGATGTCCCTCTTCCGGATTCCCGCCATCGCCATCTCCTCGGTGGCCGGAGCACTCTTCTCCTCCGCGCAGTTCGGCGCCACCACCTACGTGCCGCTGTACGTGCAGGCCGTGCTGGGCGGCTCGCCCACGCTGGCCGGTGGGATGATCACCCCGATGATCGTCGGCTGGCCCCTGGCGAGCCTCCTGGCGGGACGGCTCATCCTCAAGATGGGCTTCCGCCCGCTCATCATCGGCGGATTCGGGATGGCGGGAGCGGGCACGGCGCTGATGGCGTTGCTGCTCAAGCCGGGTGCGCCCCTGCTCATCCCCGAGGTGGCCATGGGAGTATTCGGCCTCGGTCTGGGCTTTGCCTCCACGTCGCTGCTCATCGCGGTGCAGACGAGCGTGGGCTGGGAGCTGCGAGGCGTGGCCACCGCGAGCAACATGTTCTTCCGCACCATCGGCGGGGCGCTGGGCGTGGGGTTGATGGGCGGGGTGATGGTGTCCAAGCTGGTCGAGGATCCCCGCATCCCCCTGTCCGCGGCCAATCAGATCCTCAGCCCCGAGCATGGCCGGGGCCTCGCGCCCGAGGTGTTGCGCACGCTCGGAGACGCGCTCGGCCGCGGCCTGTCCCTCAACTTCTGGCTCATCTGCGTCTCGGCCCTGGGCGCCTTCTCCGCCGGGCTCTTCTTCCCCCGGACCCAGCGCCCCACCCCCGCGTCGCTTCCCTCCAGCGACGCGGTGGCGCCGCACTGA
- a CDS encoding mechanosensitive ion channel family protein, which yields MESLIEQLKTLALTQALPFFMKLGAAIVLWFVGRSLIAGFQRVLNIALNKRKLDATLIRYTESLFSGAFTILLLLALLGMMGIETTSFAALLAAAGIAIGSAWSGLLSNFAAGVFLLVLRPFRVGDAISSAGVSGTVHEVGLFVTSIETPDNLRITVGNSRLLGDNIVNYSHHSTRQVAIKVPLRHGADVAAIRRALEERVAAVPGVLAQPALSIGFAEFTVKGPVLMVQAWCQNASFGPVSGGMGEAIAEALILSGYAVPQDKAAPQIAKVG from the coding sequence ATGGAATCACTCATCGAGCAGCTCAAGACCCTGGCCCTCACGCAGGCGCTCCCCTTCTTCATGAAGCTGGGCGCCGCGATCGTCCTCTGGTTCGTGGGGCGCTCGCTCATCGCCGGTTTCCAGCGCGTGCTGAACATCGCGCTCAACAAGCGCAAGCTGGACGCCACGCTCATCCGCTACACCGAGTCGCTCTTCTCGGGCGCCTTCACCATCCTGCTGCTGCTGGCGCTGCTGGGGATGATGGGCATCGAGACCACCTCGTTCGCCGCGTTGCTGGCGGCGGCCGGCATCGCCATCGGCTCGGCGTGGTCGGGCCTGTTGAGCAACTTCGCCGCGGGCGTCTTCCTGCTCGTGCTGCGGCCCTTCCGCGTCGGAGACGCGATCTCCTCCGCGGGGGTCTCGGGCACGGTCCATGAGGTCGGTCTGTTCGTCACCTCCATCGAGACGCCAGACAACCTGCGCATCACCGTGGGCAACAGCCGGTTGCTCGGTGACAACATCGTCAACTACAGCCACCACTCCACCCGGCAGGTCGCCATCAAGGTGCCGCTGCGGCACGGTGCCGACGTCGCCGCCATCCGGCGGGCCCTGGAGGAGCGGGTGGCCGCGGTGCCGGGAGTGCTGGCGCAGCCCGCGCTCTCCATCGGCTTCGCGGAGTTCACCGTGAAGGGCCCCGTGCTGATGGTCCAGGCGTGGTGCCAGAACGCGTCGTTCGGCCCGGTGTCGGGCGGCATGGGCGAGGCCATCGCGGAGGCCCTGATCCTCTCGGGCTACGCCGTTCCCCAGGACAAGGCCGCTCCGCAGATCGCCAAGGTCGGCTGA